Part of the Planctomycetota bacterium genome is shown below.
TCCATCATCCCCATCGCCAGCCCGATGCCAAGATGGACGGCCACCGCCATCCCGAGGGCGAGCCGGCGCGTCAGCCGCGGCCAGACCAGCGCCGGATAGGAGACCTCCCAGAAGAGCGTGGCGAGTGTGAGGGCGTTGACGAGGAGCGGATGGCGGGCCAGCCACGTCAGGTCGAGCGTCCGGTACTGGCCGTTGGCGACCGCCCCCCACAGCGCCGTCCCCTCCCACCAGCTCGCGCCGAGCAGCTTGGCGCAACCCGAGAAACCGTAGACGACGCAGAGGTGAACCTGCAACAGCCGCAGGGCGACGTTGGCGCGGACGGAGGGGGCTGCCGCCGTCCGGTCGGGCCACAGGCGGCGATCGACGCTCGCCAGCGCCCCGGCCGGCCCGACGACGAGGGGCACCAGCAGCATCCCCAGCGTGTCGTCGAGACCGAACACGTTGAGCGGCGCGCGATTGACGCTGCTCACCAGGCCGACGAACGACACCAGCGCCGCCAGCGGCGTGAGGAACCCCACCGCCAGGCAGACCGCGGCCACCAGCGCCAGCGCCGCCAGGCCGCGCACGCCCCACGGGCCACCGGCGGAGAAAAACCAGCTCCACTGCCACGGCTGATCGTTGACGCGCCACACGTCGGCCGGCGGCAACCAGGCCTGGTCACCGAAAAACGCCGGCGCGTCGGCGAGCCACACGAGGTTCGCCCAGGCCAGCAGGCAGCCGGTGCAGATCCGCACCACGACCAACGGGAGCGGATCGGCGGGAGTGAACCAGAACCGGTTCCAGGCATCGCGCCAGGCACCGATCCAGCCCGGCTCGGCGACGGCCGCGTCGGCGGGGCTCCACGGCCCGCGGATCACGTCGGGGCTCGCGACAAGGCCCCTCTTCATCGCGCCACCCCGGCGCCGCCGGGCGCGTCCTGCCAGGTGAACGTGCCCAAGGGCACGACGACGTCGCCACCGGGCGCCTCCCCCTCCCCTGCCCCGGCGGATTCACCCGCGGGCCGATCCCCGAGCTCCTCCGGGCCGGGAAGATGGTGCTCGACGAGTTCGATCTCGACGACCACGCCGCGATGGCGCTCGAGCACCTGGCCGGCGACGCCACGCACCAGCGGCAGCCAGTCGCCCCGCGCGCGCTGGCGGACGTCGTCGGGCGCGTCGGCCGGGGGCACGAGCGCCGCGATCTTCTCGGCGACCATGAAGCGGCGGTGGTAGAGGAGGCGCGGCCGGTCGGCCGTGGCGTCGGGGAGGCTGCCGGCGAGCGACGACCCGTCCGACCGCGACACCCGATAGCGCAGCGAGTGCCCGGGGCCCGGGTTGGGGGCGAAGAACCGGTAGCCGTGGCCGAGGGCCAGCGTCCCGACCAGCGGACGCAGCGGCTGGATCAGCACGCGGGCGAGGTCGCTGGCAGGGGGCGGGCCGGCGAGCGGCGGCACCACGACCGCCACGAGGTACACGAGGATCGCCGCCGACGCCGCGACGCGGGCGGGTCGGCTCCAGGGCGCGGCGGCGGCGGGCGCGGAGACCATCGGGGCACTCTGGAGGGACCATCGACGCGCGGGCCGACGCGACTGTAATCCGCACCGGCACGCCGCAGAAGCCGGACAACCGTCTCCCGGGCCCCGACAAAGCAGAACCTGACAAAGCAAAAAAAGACTCCCGCGCGGCGCGGGCCGCGCGGGAGTCGGATGGGACGCGATTGGCCGACCGGAGCCTCAGCGCACCGCGGCGGTGGCCGCGGCGGAGGCGGTCCGCAGCGCCGGATCGAGCTCCAGATCGACGGTGCTGCCGCCGATCAGGTCGATCGTCTTCGAGACCACCTGCTCGCGGCCGTCGACGACGGTGGCGACGCGGATCTCGTAGTTCCGCCAGGCCTGCCCGTCGGTCAGCTGGCTGGTCTCGAACACGCGGACCTCGCCCTGCGACACGGTGGCATTGCCGGCGAGCCACACCTTGGCCTCGGCGGGAACGCGGAGCGTGAGGCTGGTCTTCCGGGCGGCCCGGGCCGCGACCAACGCGGTGAAGTCGAGCTGCTCGCGGCCACCGGCCGTGAGGGAGGCGACCTTCGTCTCCTCGCGGGGCTCTCCGTCACGCTTGGTCACGACCTTGACGACGAAGTCGTACTCACGACCCGACTCCAGACCGCGCGACATGTAGCGCCGCAGGGATCCGGTGGCCGCGGTCTTCGAGCCGTTGACGAACACCTCGGCGTCGGCCGGGAGACGGACGACGAGCATCGCGCCGTCGGCCGGAACCGTCGGCTCGACCGAGGAGCTGTCGATGATCGGGGCGGAGCTGGGGACCGACTCGATCGCCGAACCACCGTCGTACACCGGGCTGCCGTACACCGCACCCTCGCTGATGATCTGCTCGCCGCCGATCACCGTCCCGGACGGATAGCTGGAATAGCCCGACGTGTAGGCCGGCGCCGGGCCGTAGCCACCGTACGAGCCATACGACCCGTACGAGCCGCCGCCCGAACCACCGCCCGACGACCCGCCGTAGCTGCCGCCCGAGCTGCCGCCGCAACCGCCACCCGAGCTCCCGCCCGACGAGCCGTACGAGCCGTGGTGGAGCGAGTGCCGGTAGGACCGCCACGCCCGCTTGGCGGCGAAGTGACCGCCGACGCTGCCGTAGGAACCGTGCGAGCCGTAGCTACCGCCAGACGAGCCGTAGCTGCCGCCCGAACTGCCGCCCGACGAGCCGCCGTAGCTCCCGCCCGAGCTGCCGCCCGACGAACCACCGGAGCTGCCGGCCGATCCGTAGGCCGCACGGTATCGGTTGTGCCACCCGGCATGTGCGTCGCAGGCCATGGCCGCGACCGCCAGAAAAGTGATGACTCCCGTATGACGGAAGCAGTGACGCATGACCATCAGAGACAATCTCCGCGAAAGAGGGGGATGAACAGTGGAGAACGAAGGACGAGGGCGACGTGCAACCGGGCGACTGCGATCGGCGGCGACAGGAATCACGGGGACGGCGTTTCCGCCGATCGTGCTGCCGGTACCTCTCGCGGCCCAACCATAATTCGTAATTCGGGTAAATCAAGAAGTTTGTCCGGACTGGGTCAACTTTGTCGACACCCCACCGGTGGATGGCGAGCCCGACGCGTCAGGTAGGGCGGCACCGAAGGCCGGATCACCGTCACGATCGCTGCGAACGGCACCACGAAAACCGGCCGCGAACGCCGACGACGAGCGCCGCCACCGGCCGCGTTCACCGAGGTTTTTCCGGTGTCCGACCGGGGGCCCGCCGCGGATGCCGATGCACTTCCCGCTCACCGCGGGACGGCATCGATCCGGACGTCGTCGACGTCGAGCTGCCCCGTCGCCCCGAGCAGCCCGACCTGGAGGATCGCCTCGCGCGCCCACCCCGGCACCGGGACCGACCCGCTCACCTCACGCCACCCGAATGTGCCGCGCCACGGGCCCACCAGCGCCCGCCCGGTGCGCGAGCGCTTCTCGTCGAAGAACTGCACCGCCAGCGCCGGCGCCTCGTCGGCCGACATACCGTCGCGCAGCGCCTCCCCCTGCAACCGGGCCACGAGCGAGAGCCGCGCGACCTCCCGCCCGTCGACCGCGAATCCCTGGAAGATCTGCGCGGGGCGCCCCGGCTCGGCGTTGGTGATCCGCAGGTAGCGCTCTCCCTGGGGAGCATCGTCCCCCTGCTGCAGGCTCGCCTGCCGGCCGTAGTACCAGGCGGTCGGGACGTCGGTCCCGGGAAGCACCGTCTCGAACCCGCCGTTCTCGAGCGCCGGGTGGGCGCCGTCGGGCTGGACCTTCCGCGCTTCCTCGGCGGCCCCCGTCATCGGCACGAACAGGCTCGGCACCAGGGCCTCGCGCACCAACTGCCCGTCGCGTTTGGTGAAGAGGACGAGCGTCTGCTCGTAGCGTTCCCCGACCGGGATCACCATCCGGCCACTGTCGGCGAGCTGCTCCACCAGCGGCGCCGGCACGTCCTCCGGCGAGCAGGTGACGATGATCTTGTCGAACGGCGCGTGCTCCGGCCAACCGGCGAACCCGTCGCCGACGCGGGTGACGACGTTGGCGTAGCCGAGCCGTTCGAGCGTCCGCGCCGCCCGGTCACCGAGCGTCTTGTTGATCTCGATGGAGTAGACGGTGTCGACCAGGGGCGAGAGCACCGCCGCCTGGTACCCGCTCCCGGTGCCGATCTCGAGCACCTTGTCGGTGGCCTTCGGCGCCAGCTGCTCGGTCATGTAGGCGACGACGAAGATCCCGGAGATCGTCTGCTTCTCACCGATCGGCAGGGCCATGTCGACGTAGGCCAGCTGGCGCTGCGGGACCGGCACGAATTCATGGCGCGGCGTGTCGCGCATCGCCCCCAGCACGCGCTGGTCGGTGATCCCGCCGGCGACGAGGTCGTCGCGCACCATCCGCTCCCGGACCTGCCGCATCCGGTCGCCGCCGGCCCCGTCGGCGCGGGTGCCGCCGGCCGGGGGCTGCCCGCGGCCGGCCGCGCCCCCCCACGCCAGGGCCAATGCCACGAGGGCGCCGGCGCACACGCTCGACGGGAAACGGGGCATCGTGCGGGTTCCGGACTTTCCACGGGCGGCTACGGGCGCGGGATCGCGCTTGGCGATTCGATCGCGAGGAGCTCGATCTCGAACACGAGAACCTCGTTGGGCTCGATGACCGGCGGCGAACCGCGCTCGCCGTAGGCCAACTCGGCGGGGATCGTGAGCCGCCACTTCGAACCGACCTTCATCAGCGGCAGCGCTTCCTGCCAGCCGGGTACGACGCCCTTGATGGCGACCGTCGCCGGGGGATCGGCAGCCTCGGTCTGGTCGAACACCGTGCCGTCGACATGGGTCCCGCGGTAGCGCGTGGAGACGACGTCATCGGGGGTCGGCTTCGGCCCCTTGCCCTCGACGAGGACCTCGTACTGCAATCCGCTGGGGAGCCGTACCACCCCGCGCTTGGCGGCGTTGGCGGCGAGGTACTCGGCGCCCTTCGCCTTGTTGGCGACCGCCGCCTCGGCCATACGCTTCTCGAACGCCTCGCGCTGGGCGAGCAGCTTCTGCTCGTAGGCGGTCAACGCGGCAAACGCCTTCTCCTCCCCGATCCGCGGAGGACGACCGAGGAGCGCGTCGCTCAATCCCGCGACCAACGCGGCGATATCGATGCCGGCTTCAGGGCGGCGGAAGTCCTCCGCCATCTGGCCGCCGATCTGCAGGCCAAGGGCGTAGCCGAGGGTCACCTCGGGGGTGTCGGGAAGGGCGGGCGCGTCGCCCGCCGGACGCGGCGGCGCTCCCCTGCCCTGCTCCGGCCGCGGCCCCTGCCAAGCGTTCGCCGGACGGGCCAGCCCGGCCCCGACCGCGACGCCCGCCAGCGCCACCAGGCATGCCCCCAGCGCCGGCCGGACACACCACGGCGGGGAAATGTGATGACGAACGGCATGCGGCATGGTCGATCCTCCCTGATGGCACGTCCCCGAGGCGCCCCTGCTCCGGGCCGCCGCCGGGAGTCTACACCCCCGCCGTCCGCCGGCTCACCCCCGGGCCCGTCGCTCCTCGGCCCGCGCCTCCTCCGACGGCCTGCCCAGACGGCCGCGGGTGATCTCGAGAAACGCCGTCTCGAGGTTGACGTCGGTCTCACGCATCGAGAGCAGCTGCTGGCCTTCGGCCACCAGACGGGCCGCCAGCGCCGACGGCTCGCCGACCCCTTCGGCCAACGTCACCAGCACCTCGCCGTCGCGGACCGCCACCGCGGCCGCCTCCGGGCAGCGCTCGAGGATCGCGGCCGCCGCGGCCGGGGGACCGGCGACGCGGAACCGGATCACCGGACGGCCCCGGACCTGGGCGAGGAGATCCTGCACGTCGCCGAACGCCAGCAACCGGCCGTACTCGATGATCCCGACGCGATTGCAGATGTCGGCCAACTCGGGAAGGATGTGGCTGCTGACGAGGATCGTCTTCCCCATCCCCTGGAGCCGTTTGAGGAGACCGCGCATCTCGATCCGGGCCCGCGGATCGAGCCCGCTGGCCGGCTCGTCGAGGAGCAGCACCTGCGGGTCGTGGAGCAGCACCCGGGCGAGGCCGAGCCGCTGCGTCATCCCGCGCGACAGGCTCGTCACCAGTTCGTCGCGCTTGACGGAGAGGTCGACCAGTTCCAGCGAACGCTCGGCGACGCGCCTCCGCTCCGCCCCCTCGATCCGGTACGCGGCCGCGAAGAACTCGAGGTACTCGATCACGCGCATGTCGTCGTACACCCCGAAGATGTCGGGCATGTAGCCGATGGCGCGGCGGATCTCGCGGGGGTGGGTGTAGATCGAGTGCCCGCAGACGTAGGCTTCGCCCCACGTCGGCGCCAGCAGCGTCGCCAGGATCCGGATCGTGGTCGTCTTCCCGGCGCCGTTGGGGCCGATGAATCCGAACAGGTCCCCCTCCTCGAGCTTGAGGGTCAGGGCCTCGAGCGCGGCGAAGTCGCCGTATTTCTTCGTCAGGTCGACCGTCTCGATCATGGCACCCCTCCAGCGACCGGGATCACGATCCGCCACAGGGCCGCGCCGTCCGCTTCGCGGTCGCCGATCGCCCCCGATTCCGCCGCCAGCTCGCGCCACGCGGTGCCCACCGGGCCCCGCCCCACGAGCACCGCCCGGTCGACGTCGAGGAGCGGCGAGAGGTCGTAGCGGCCGAGCCGACCGGCTTCGAGCGCGGTGTAGCCGCTGCCGCCGACCTTCGTGTGGAAGCCGACGATCTCGAGGATCCGGAGCGGGTCGCGGTTGGTGATGTCCCAGCGCTCGTTGACCTCGCGATCCTTGACCGTCGTCCGGCGCGTGAGGCCGGCGACGAACGACCGCGGGCTGCGGCCGGAGAAGGCTTCGAAGCGGCCGCCGGGAGCGAGGTCGCCGACGTCCCACATCCACCCGGCGTGCACCAGGTAGCACCCGCCGAGGGGGAACGGCAGGCGGTTCTCGACCGACCCGCGGAGGGCGCCGGGGCCGGCGCGGCGCAGCGTCGCCGCGACCACGGGGGCGGTCGTCGCGGCGTTCCAGGTGGCCTCGAACAACCGACTGGAGTGGGCGGCGACCGGCACGCCGTCGAGGCCGTCGAGTGCCGCCGTGGCCGAATAGTCGCCGGTCGCCAGCCCTGGGTGGCTCGTCGTGGCATCGGTGGCGCCGATCCCGCGCCCCGACGCCGCCAGCCACGACACAGCCAGCCGCGGAGGGCCGGCGGGGAGCGCCGCGGACGGTGCCGCCGTCACGGTGAGCGTGTCGTTGGCGGGCGACCAGATCCCCGCCAGCGACAGCGCGCGAAACGCTCCGGTCACGGTGTCGACGTCGACCAGATCGGTCTGCGACGAACGCCACGACGTTCCCTTCCACCGCTGCCCGATCCCCCAGGCGGCAGCGGCGAACAGGGCCACGCCGACGGGCAGCGAGAGCCACGCCACCCAGCCCCGCGCGCGACCCGCCGGGCCATCGCGGCGCCCCCCCGAGGCGAGCCACCAATCGAACGGGTAGAGAAACGCGATGTACAGGATCGACAGCCCGGCGATGATCTGGAACGGCACGGGAGCGACCGCGGCGAAGCGGTCGATCGCGACCCGCAGCTGGCCGGTGAGGTCCTGCCCCTGCACGGCCGACTCGCCGGTCCGCCCGGCGGTCCGCGAGGGTGGCGGGCCGCCGAGCAGCTCGAGCAGCATCAGCTCGGTCCCCGGCCATTCGCGCATCCCGCCGGCATCGATGTCGACCCCGGCCCAGGTGACGGTGCCGAAGCCGCGCGGGCTGCGGACCACCAGCGGCAGGTCGCCAGGCGCCGATCCCTCGTAGGCCTCGATCACACCGTCGAGCGACCGCGAGTCGGCCAGCAACGGCACCTCGACGCCGTCGAGCAGCGCCCGGTCGAGCGGCCGGGCGGAATGGGCATAGGTCTCGATCGCCCCGGCGCGGCGGAGGGGCACGAAGCGGTCCACCGTGCCGGACCGTCCCTGAGGCCCCGGGAGCCAAGCCGCCGCCGGCGACGTGCGGAACGACGGCTCGCCGGCACTCTTGCCGGCAACGAGCACGAGCTGCCCCCCCTGGCGGACCCACTCGTCGATCGCCGCCAGGCCCGGTGCGCCGGCCTCGCCCACGGCCGCGACGGCGCGCCCGCAGACGACGATCACGTCGGCAGCGGAAAAATCGAGTCCTTCGGTCCCCAGGGAACCGGGATCGGCGACGGACACGACCCGCGGGCGCCCCTCGCGGACGCTCAACCGCGCCGCGCGGTTTGCCATCGGCAGGTCGCCGACGACGACGATCAGCCGCTCGGACGAATCGAGCGCCCGCGGCGGATCGACCGTCGTGCCGGCGACCGCGCGCCCGTCGGCGCCGATCCGGTCGACGCGGAGCGGCGCGGCGGGGCGACCGGGCCGGATCCGCACGCGTGCCCGGCGGGTGCCGGCCGCAGTCGTCTCCAGCGCCATCGGCGGAGAGCGGACAGCCTGACCGTCCGGATCCTCGGCCCACACGGCGATCGATTCGTCCGCCGGCCCGGCGGCGACTTCGACGACGACCGGGGTCCAGCTCCCTGTGCGGTAGGCGCCGGCGAGACCGACCGTGACCCGATCGGTGCCCTCGGCGCCGCACGCTGCCAACCCCGCGCCGAGGAACGCGGTGACGGCCACACCGACGGCCACGGCCAGGCACCGCGCGCCGGCGGGCCGGGAAGAGCGTCTCCCCCGCGCCTCCGCACGCCCGGGCGCCGTCGCGGGCGACCCGGCCCGACGGCTCCCCCTCATGGCTTCTCCGCATCGGGGCAGACACATGCCGGCTGCCCGCACCCCGGACAGCCCGACCCGTACTTGCGCTCGATCGCCGCCTCGAGATCGACGTCGGCGACATTGGCGATCGTCGCCAGCCAGGCGAGCACGTCGGCGAATTCCAGCGCCAACTCCTCCTTGGTGCCCGAGCGCAGCGCTCCGGCCAGCTCGCCGATCTCCTCGGAGAGCCACATGAAGGTCCCCTCGACACCGCGCGCGGCGTCCTTGTCGTGATACATGCGGCGGATCAGTGCCTGGAACTCGCGCAGCGTCATGCAGCCCCCGGTCGGCCGGCAGTTGTACCGCGCGGCGGCCGCGGTCGCCTCATCCCGGAAGCTCGGCCGAGCGCGGCGGGGCGAACCAGGGATAGATCGCCGGGATCACCAGAGCCGTCAGCAGGGTCGAGGTCACGATCCCGCCGATCACGACCGTCGCCAGCGGCCGCTGGATCTCCGCCCCGGCCGAGGTCGCCAGGGCCATCGGCAGGAACCCGAGGCTGGCGACCAGCGCCGTCATCAGGACGGGGCGGATCCGGGCCTCGGCCGTGGCGAGGGCGGCGGCGCGGGGCGTGAGCCCGTCGGCCCGGGCGTGTTCCGCCCCCGCCACCCACACCAGGCCGTTGAGCAC
Proteins encoded:
- a CDS encoding protein-L-isoaspartate(D-aspartate) O-methyltransferase produces the protein MPRFPSSVCAGALVALALAWGGAAGRGQPPAGGTRADGAGGDRMRQVRERMVRDDLVAGGITDQRVLGAMRDTPRHEFVPVPQRQLAYVDMALPIGEKQTISGIFVVAYMTEQLAPKATDKVLEIGTGSGYQAAVLSPLVDTVYSIEINKTLGDRAARTLERLGYANVVTRVGDGFAGWPEHAPFDKIIVTCSPEDVPAPLVEQLADSGRMVIPVGERYEQTLVLFTKRDGQLVREALVPSLFVPMTGAAEEARKVQPDGAHPALENGGFETVLPGTDVPTAWYYGRQASLQQGDDAPQGERYLRITNAEPGRPAQIFQGFAVDGREVARLSLVARLQGEALRDGMSADEAPALAVQFFDEKRSRTGRALVGPWRGTFGWREVSGSVPVPGWAREAILQVGLLGATGQLDVDDVRIDAVPR
- a CDS encoding TIGR03000 domain-containing protein, coding for MESGREYDFVVKVVTKRDGEPREETKVASLTAGGREQLDFTALVAARAARKTSLTLRVPAEAKVWLAGNATVSQGEVRVFETSQLTDGQAWRNYEIRVATVVDGREQVVSKTIDLIGGSTVDLELDPALRTASAAATAAVR
- a CDS encoding HTTM domain-containing protein, coding for MKRGLVASPDVIRGPWSPADAAVAEPGWIGAWRDAWNRFWFTPADPLPLVVVRICTGCLLAWANLVWLADAPAFFGDQAWLPPADVWRVNDQPWQWSWFFSAGGPWGVRGLAALALVAAVCLAVGFLTPLAALVSFVGLVSSVNRAPLNVFGLDDTLGMLLVPLVVGPAGALASVDRRLWPDRTAAAPSVRANVALRLLQVHLCVVYGFSGCAKLLGASWWEGTALWGAVANGQYRTLDLTWLARHPLLVNALTLATLFWEVSYPALVWPRLTRRLALGMAVAVHLGIGLAMGMMEFGLAMITANLAFVPAAVFRRRSANHAAPERVPQRVRSVS
- a CDS encoding ABC transporter ATP-binding protein; translated protein: MIETVDLTKKYGDFAALEALTLKLEEGDLFGFIGPNGAGKTTTIRILATLLAPTWGEAYVCGHSIYTHPREIRRAIGYMPDIFGVYDDMRVIEYLEFFAAAYRIEGAERRRVAERSLELVDLSVKRDELVTSLSRGMTQRLGLARVLLHDPQVLLLDEPASGLDPRARIEMRGLLKRLQGMGKTILVSSHILPELADICNRVGIIEYGRLLAFGDVQDLLAQVRGRPVIRFRVAGPPAAAAAILERCPEAAAVAVRDGEVLVTLAEGVGEPSALAARLVAEGQQLLSMRETDVNLETAFLEITRGRLGRPSEEARAEERRARG
- a CDS encoding FKBP-type peptidyl-prolyl cis-trans isomerase, which codes for MPHAVRHHISPPWCVRPALGACLVALAGVAVGAGLARPANAWQGPRPEQGRGAPPRPAGDAPALPDTPEVTLGYALGLQIGGQMAEDFRRPEAGIDIAALVAGLSDALLGRPPRIGEEKAFAALTAYEQKLLAQREAFEKRMAEAAVANKAKGAEYLAANAAKRGVVRLPSGLQYEVLVEGKGPKPTPDDVVSTRYRGTHVDGTVFDQTEAADPPATVAIKGVVPGWQEALPLMKVGSKWRLTIPAELAYGERGSPPVIEPNEVLVFEIELLAIESPSAIPRP
- a CDS encoding nucleotide pyrophosphohydrolase; the encoded protein is MTLREFQALIRRMYHDKDAARGVEGTFMWLSEEIGELAGALRSGTKEELALEFADVLAWLATIANVADVDLEAAIERKYGSGCPGCGQPACVCPDAEKP